A genome region from Bacteroides stercoris ATCC 43183 includes the following:
- a CDS encoding mechanosensitive ion channel family protein: MDILKNIDELLISWGTAPSLADMLDQFIAFALVLIVAFLADVICRNILLKVVAHLIRKTKATWDDIVFDRKVLIHLSRMVAPVIIYVFIPVAFAETSSSTLGFIQRVCLIYILITFLSFINSFLKAVYAVYSEKEQLRDRPLKGMLQTVQVILWFVGAIVVVSILIDKSPLSLLAGLGASAAILMLVFKDSIMGFVSGVQLSANDMLKVGDWIAMPKYGADGTVIEVTLNTVKVRNWDNTITTIPPYLLVSDSFQNWRGMRESGGRRVKRSINIDMNSVRFCTPEMLDKYRKIRLLKDYVEQTEAVIEEYNKKHHIDNSVLVNGRRQTNLGVFRAYLTAYLKSLPDVNKELTCMVRQLQPTDHGIPMELYFFCAIKDWVPYEGVQADVFDHVLAIIPEFDLQVFQSPSGRDFQRVLS, encoded by the coding sequence ATGGATATACTAAAGAATATCGACGAATTATTGATTTCTTGGGGAACAGCCCCTTCTTTGGCCGATATGCTCGATCAGTTTATAGCTTTTGCGCTTGTGCTTATCGTTGCGTTTCTGGCTGATGTCATTTGTCGGAATATCCTGTTGAAAGTAGTGGCGCATTTGATAAGGAAAACAAAAGCTACATGGGATGATATTGTTTTTGACCGTAAGGTACTGATTCACCTCAGCCGTATGGTGGCTCCCGTTATCATCTATGTCTTTATTCCGGTAGCCTTTGCCGAGACAAGTTCCTCTACGTTGGGCTTTATCCAGCGTGTCTGCCTGATTTATATTCTAATCACATTCCTAAGTTTTATCAACTCGTTTCTGAAAGCCGTTTATGCCGTATACAGCGAGAAGGAGCAGCTTCGCGACCGCCCTTTGAAGGGTATGTTGCAGACTGTCCAGGTGATACTTTGGTTTGTAGGGGCTATCGTGGTGGTAAGTATTCTGATTGACAAGTCTCCGTTGTCGCTATTGGCGGGATTGGGTGCTTCTGCCGCTATCCTGATGCTGGTGTTCAAGGACTCGATTATGGGATTTGTTTCGGGAGTGCAGCTCTCCGCCAATGATATGCTGAAGGTGGGCGATTGGATTGCGATGCCCAAATACGGTGCAGACGGTACGGTGATAGAAGTCACGCTGAACACCGTGAAAGTACGTAACTGGGATAATACCATTACCACGATTCCGCCGTATCTGCTTGTCAGCGACTCATTCCAGAATTGGCGCGGCATGCGCGAGAGTGGGGGACGGCGTGTCAAGCGCTCCATAAACATTGATATGAACAGCGTCCGGTTCTGTACTCCGGAGATGCTGGACAAATACCGTAAGATTCGTTTGCTGAAAGATTACGTAGAGCAGACGGAAGCGGTGATAGAGGAGTATAATAAGAAACATCATATCGACAATTCCGTCCTTGTCAACGGGCGTCGTCAAACCAATCTGGGTGTGTTCCGGGCCTATCTGACCGCTTATCTGAAAAGTCTTCCCGATGTAAATAAGGAACTGACCTGCATGGTGCGGCAGTTGCAGCCGACCGACCACGGTATTCCTATGGAACTTTATTTTTTCTGTGCCATCAAGGACTGGGTTCCATACGAGGGAGTGCAGGCAGATGTATTTGACCATGTGTTGGCCATCATTCCCGAATTCGATTTGCAGGTATTCCAATCACCGTCGGGAAGGGATTTCCAAAGGGTGCTGTCTTAA
- a CDS encoding DUF4435 domain-containing protein yields the protein MATSLRHNLTSAYLDAAHKFSSKKGRRRIVAYVESYDDIAFWRTLLAEFENEERYFQVMLPSATSLAKGKKMVLMNTLNTTELGRSLIACVDSDYDFLLQGATNVSRKINRNPYIFQTYGYAIENFHCFAESLHEVCVQATLNDRHILDFPAFLKRYSQIAYPLFLWNVWFYRRHDTHTFPMYDFNSYVRLQEINLRHPYSVLDAMQRTVSAKLSEMETRFPQYIEDVDRLGEELRKLGLVPDNTYLYMQGHHIMDCVVLKLLIPVCTVLRREREQEIKRLAEHSEQFRNELTGYENSQVNVSVMLKKNSGYKNLYLYQWLKEDIREFLEREKL from the coding sequence TTGGCAACATCTCTCCGACATAATCTTACTTCAGCCTATTTGGACGCCGCACACAAATTCTCGTCAAAGAAAGGGCGCAGGCGTATTGTGGCGTATGTGGAAAGCTATGACGACATTGCTTTCTGGCGTACCCTTCTGGCTGAGTTCGAGAATGAGGAGCGTTATTTCCAGGTGATGCTTCCTTCCGCCACTTCGCTGGCAAAGGGCAAGAAAATGGTGTTGATGAATACGCTCAATACCACGGAACTTGGACGTAGCCTGATAGCTTGTGTGGACAGTGACTATGACTTTCTGTTGCAGGGAGCCACCAATGTGTCGCGGAAGATAAACCGTAATCCTTATATTTTCCAGACCTACGGGTATGCCATTGAGAATTTCCATTGTTTTGCCGAAAGCCTTCATGAGGTTTGTGTACAGGCAACACTGAACGACCGTCACATCCTTGATTTCCCCGCTTTCCTGAAACGCTATTCGCAGATAGCCTATCCGCTGTTCTTATGGAACGTTTGGTTTTACCGCCGGCACGATACGCATACATTTCCTATGTACGATTTCAATTCCTATGTCCGTTTGCAGGAAATAAACCTGCGGCATCCTTACAGTGTCTTGGATGCCATGCAGCGTACGGTATCTGCCAAACTTTCCGAAATGGAAACCCGTTTCCCGCAGTATATAGAGGATGTTGACCGGTTGGGTGAGGAACTGCGGAAATTAGGATTGGTTCCCGACAATACCTATCTCTATATGCAGGGGCATCATATCATGGATTGTGTGGTCCTGAAGTTGCTGATACCCGTTTGCACCGTACTGCGCCGTGAACGCGAGCAGGAAATTAAACGCCTGGCAGAGCATAGCGAACAGTTCCGCAATGAACTGACGGGTTACGAAAACAGTCAGGTCAATGTATCCGTCATGTTGAAGAAAAACAGCGGTTACAAGAACCTTTATCTCTATCAGTGGTTAAAAGAAGACATCCGCGAGTTTCTCGAACGGGAAAAGCTCTGA
- a CDS encoding AAA family ATPase encodes MEVQANYIRRIEIHGLWHRYDIAWELRPDVNILSGINGVGKTTILNRSVGYLEQTTGEVKSDEKNGVHVFFDNPEATFIPYDVIRSYDRPLIMGDFTARMADPNVKSELDWQLYLLQRRYLDYQVNIGNKMIELLSGDEQQRSLAPALSVPKRKFQDMIDELFSYTRKKIDRKSNDIVFYQDGERLLPYKLSSGEKQMLVILLTVLVRNEEHCVLFMDEPEASLHIEWQQKLIGMIRGLNPNVQLILTTHSPAVIMEGWLDAVTEVEDISTVIGSR; translated from the coding sequence ATGGAAGTACAGGCCAATTACATCAGACGTATCGAAATACACGGATTGTGGCACCGATACGATATAGCTTGGGAGTTGCGTCCCGATGTCAATATACTTTCCGGCATCAACGGAGTAGGGAAGACTACGATTTTAAACCGTTCGGTGGGCTACCTTGAGCAAACTACGGGAGAGGTAAAGAGCGATGAGAAAAACGGTGTACATGTTTTCTTCGACAATCCGGAAGCGACTTTTATTCCTTATGATGTAATCCGCAGCTATGACCGTCCTCTTATTATGGGAGATTTCACCGCCCGCATGGCAGACCCGAATGTAAAGTCCGAATTGGATTGGCAGCTCTATCTGCTCCAGCGCCGTTATCTTGATTATCAGGTGAATATCGGTAACAAAATGATTGAGCTGTTGAGCGGTGACGAACAGCAACGGAGTCTGGCTCCCGCCTTGTCTGTGCCTAAACGGAAATTTCAGGATATGATTGACGAACTGTTCAGCTATACCCGTAAGAAAATCGACCGTAAGAGCAATGACATTGTCTTTTATCAGGACGGCGAACGGCTTCTGCCCTATAAACTCTCGTCCGGCGAGAAACAGATGCTGGTAATCCTGCTGACCGTGCTGGTGCGTAATGAGGAGCATTGTGTGCTTTTCATGGACGAGCCGGAAGCGTCGTTGCACATCGAGTGGCAGCAAAAACTTATCGGTATGATACGCGGACTCAATCCGAATGTGCAGCTCATTCTCACCACCCACTCGCCTGCCGTGATAATGGAAGGCTGGCTGGATGCGGTGACCGAAGTGGAAGATATTTCAACGGTGATTGGCAGCAGGTGA
- a CDS encoding DMT family transporter yields MNKNIQGHLFALTANILWGLMAPVGKSALVEFSALSVTTFRMVGAAACFWLLSLFCKREQVDHRDMLKIFFAALFALVFNQGVYIFGLSMTSPIDASIVTTTLPIVTMIVAAIYLKEPVTNKKVLGIFVGAMGALILIMSSSNAGSGNGSIMGDLLCLIAQISFSIYLTVFKGLSQKYSPITLNKWMFVYASMCYIPFSYHDVAAIQWAETSTAALLQVGYVVVGGSFLAYICIMTAQRLLRPTVVSMYNYMQPIVASIVTVIVGMATFNMEKGIAIALVFLGVYIVTQSKSRKDFEKEGKEV; encoded by the coding sequence ATGAACAAGAACATACAAGGTCATCTGTTCGCTCTGACCGCCAATATCCTATGGGGATTAATGGCACCTGTCGGCAAATCCGCATTAGTCGAGTTCTCAGCTCTATCCGTCACCACTTTTCGCATGGTAGGTGCAGCAGCCTGTTTCTGGTTGCTCTCACTGTTCTGCAAACGCGAGCAGGTAGACCATCGGGATATGTTGAAGATATTCTTTGCCGCACTCTTCGCACTGGTATTCAATCAGGGAGTCTATATCTTCGGACTGTCTATGACTTCCCCCATCGATGCCTCTATCGTAACCACCACTCTTCCTATCGTAACCATGATTGTAGCTGCCATTTATCTGAAAGAGCCCGTTACGAATAAAAAAGTATTGGGCATTTTTGTAGGCGCCATGGGCGCATTGATACTGATTATGAGCAGCAGCAATGCAGGAAGCGGCAATGGCAGCATCATGGGTGACTTGCTATGCCTCATCGCCCAAATCAGTTTCTCTATTTACCTGACCGTATTCAAAGGATTATCCCAGAAATACTCTCCTATAACCCTGAACAAATGGATGTTTGTATATGCCTCCATGTGTTATATCCCTTTCTCTTACCATGATGTAGCCGCCATACAATGGGCTGAAACCTCTACTGCGGCACTGTTACAAGTAGGCTATGTGGTGGTAGGCGGCAGCTTCCTGGCTTATATATGTATCATGACGGCACAAAGGCTGTTGCGCCCCACAGTAGTAAGCATGTACAACTATATGCAACCTATCGTGGCTTCAATCGTTACAGTCATAGTCGGCATGGCTACATTCAATATGGAAAAAGGTATTGCCATCGCACTGGTATTTCTCGGTGTATATATCGTTACGCAAAGCAAATCACGCAAAGACTTTGAGAAGGAAGGGAAAGAGGTGTAG
- the meaB gene encoding methylmalonyl Co-A mutase-associated GTPase MeaB, whose product MEHPENSGEYKGLVVNAGIEQPSSVNPYLKRKPKKRQLSVAEYVEGIVKGDVTILSRAVTLVESVKPEHQAIAQEVIEKCLPYSGNSVRVGISGVPGAGKSTSIDVFGLHVLEKYGGKLAVLAIDPSSERSKGSILGDKTRMEKLSVHPKSFIRPSPSAGSLGGVARKTRETIVLCEAAGFDKIFVETVGVGQSETAVHSMVDFFLLIQLAGTGDELQGIKRGIMEMADGIVINKADGDNLERAKLAAAQFRNALHLFPAPESGWTPQVLTYSGFYNIGVQEVWDMVYKYIDFVKDNGYFEYRRNEQSKYWMYETINEQLRDSFYHNPTIEAMLADKESQVLKGNLTSFVAAKNLLDTYFAGLKN is encoded by the coding sequence ATGGAACATCCAGAAAATAGCGGAGAATATAAAGGTTTGGTTGTCAATGCAGGCATTGAGCAACCTTCGTCCGTAAATCCTTATTTGAAGCGGAAACCGAAAAAACGTCAACTTTCCGTTGCAGAGTATGTAGAGGGCATTGTGAAAGGTGATGTTACGATATTAAGCCGTGCCGTGACACTGGTGGAGAGCGTAAAGCCCGAACATCAGGCCATAGCGCAGGAGGTGATAGAAAAGTGCCTGCCGTATTCCGGCAATTCCGTTCGCGTAGGCATCAGCGGTGTGCCGGGAGCCGGCAAAAGTACGTCTATCGATGTATTCGGATTGCATGTATTGGAGAAATACGGCGGCAAGCTGGCTGTGCTGGCCATCGACCCCAGCAGCGAACGCAGTAAGGGCAGTATCTTGGGCGACAAAACGCGCATGGAGAAACTCTCCGTTCATCCCAAATCCTTTATCCGTCCCAGTCCCTCGGCAGGTTCGTTGGGCGGTGTGGCGCGTAAGACGCGTGAAACGATTGTACTTTGCGAAGCTGCCGGATTTGATAAGATATTTGTAGAGACAGTGGGTGTGGGACAGAGCGAGACGGCTGTACATTCAATGGTGGATTTCTTCCTGCTTATCCAACTTGCCGGTACGGGCGACGAGCTGCAAGGTATCAAGCGCGGCATCATGGAGATGGCGGACGGTATCGTCATCAACAAGGCGGATGGGGATAATCTGGAACGTGCCAAGCTGGCTGCTGCCCAGTTCCGTAATGCACTGCACCTTTTCCCGGCTCCGGAGAGCGGCTGGACACCGCAGGTCCTGACCTATTCCGGCTTCTACAATATAGGAGTACAGGAAGTATGGGATATGGTATATAAGTATATAGACTTCGTGAAAGATAACGGCTATTTTGAATACCGCCGTAACGAGCAAAGTAAATATTGGATGTACGAAACCATTAACGAACAACTTCGTGACAGTTTCTATCATAATCCTACAATTGAGGCGATGCTGGCCGATAAAGAGAGTCAGGTATTAAAAGGTAATCTGACATCCTTTGTTGCTGCCAAGAACCTGTTAGATACTTATTTTGCGGGATTGAAAAATTAG
- a CDS encoding DUF1573 domain-containing protein — protein MRRSFITLYAIAATALTAVAQPRFTSNTETYDFGQIEWKHPVTVQYSITNTGDRPLVLTEVEPDCACSVAQWTKTPIVPGAKGTVNVTFDAEALGHFNKSVAIYCNAQPHLVYLKFNGEVVREIKDFTKTHPYLIGQIRIDKNSLDFPDVQAGEKPVMHIGVVNLSDRPYEPVLMHLPPYLQTEVKPNVLQKGEKGVITVTLDSERLTDFGLTQSSVYLARFAGDKVGDENEIPVSAILLPDFSGMSDTEKANAPVVNLSIKDIDMSTALAKKSKARQDIVITNTGRSPLQISKLQVFHPAVGAGLKKSVLKPGESTRLRVTVVKRNIGKKRRHLRLLMITNDPMQPKVEINIKAK, from the coding sequence ATGAGACGCAGTTTTATCACTCTATATGCGATTGCAGCTACGGCATTGACTGCCGTAGCTCAACCGCGTTTTACCTCTAATACGGAAACGTATGATTTCGGGCAGATTGAATGGAAACATCCGGTGACGGTACAATATTCCATAACAAACACGGGTGACCGGCCTTTGGTGCTTACCGAGGTGGAACCCGATTGTGCCTGTTCCGTGGCTCAATGGACAAAGACACCTATCGTCCCGGGAGCAAAGGGAACCGTCAACGTCACTTTTGATGCGGAGGCTTTGGGGCATTTCAACAAATCCGTAGCCATTTACTGCAATGCACAACCCCATCTGGTCTATTTGAAGTTCAACGGTGAGGTGGTGCGTGAAATCAAGGACTTTACCAAAACCCATCCATACCTCATCGGACAGATACGTATTGACAAGAACAGTCTTGATTTTCCCGATGTACAAGCCGGTGAGAAGCCGGTGATGCATATCGGGGTAGTGAACCTGTCCGATCGCCCATACGAACCCGTGTTGATGCATCTGCCGCCCTATCTGCAAACGGAAGTAAAACCCAATGTCCTGCAAAAAGGGGAGAAAGGGGTCATTACCGTCACATTGGATTCCGAACGGCTGACGGACTTCGGACTGACGCAGTCCTCTGTCTATCTGGCACGTTTTGCAGGCGACAAGGTGGGCGATGAAAATGAGATACCTGTTTCCGCCATTCTTCTGCCGGACTTTTCGGGCATGAGCGATACGGAAAAGGCGAATGCTCCTGTTGTCAACCTTTCTATCAAGGATATTGACATGAGCACAGCATTGGCAAAGAAGTCGAAGGCACGTCAGGATATTGTTATAACGAATACCGGACGTTCTCCTTTGCAAATCAGCAAGCTTCAGGTATTCCATCCGGCAGTGGGAGCCGGTTTGAAGAAGAGCGTGCTGAAACCGGGCGAAAGCACCCGTCTGCGTGTAACGGTTGTAAAGCGGAATATTGGAAAGAAACGCCGTCATCTGCGTTTGCTGATGATTACGAATGACCCGATGCAGCCGAAAGTCGAGATTAATATTAAAGCGAAATAA